The genomic window CTTCTTATCCTCTTGGTTCCAAAAGACCTGATCTGGTAAGGACTCCTACTAATAAAACACTTGATGATATAACTCTGGAAAATGTAATGAACGGTAATATCAACATAGACGACCTGAAAATAACTGCAAATACGCTGGAACTTCAGGCACAGGTAGCAGAAGATGCCGGAAGGTCTTCCATAGCAAGAAATTTTAGAAGAGCGGCAGAGCTTACTACAATACCAGATGACAGAATATTACAGATATATAATTCATTGAGACCTTTTAGATCAAGCAAACAAGAGCTTTTGGATATAGCAGATGAACTTGAAAATAAATATGGTGCATTAATTAATGCAGGATTGGTAAGAGAAGCTGCTGAAGTGTATGAAAAAAGGAAAAAATTAAGAAGCGACGATTAATACCTTGGTGTAGATTAATTAACACTGCTCAGTAACTAATTTGATGTACAGGCAGAGTATTTATTTCTGAGAAATTTTCAAAAGTAAATTACAGAAATAGTTTTATGTTATGAAAATTATTCAGCTCAAATTATTAGGAGGCACTATGAAGTATATAGCAGGGATAGATGTGGGTAACTCGACTACAGAAGTAGCTTTGGCTGAAATCTCCGGGGATAATGCCGTGACGTTTTTATCAAGTGCTTTTGTGTTAACTACCGGAATAAAAGGTACCCTGCAAAACAGACACGGAATATTCGGAGCCCTGCAAAAGGTATTGCAGAACGCGGGTCTCACATATAAAGATCTTAGTCTGATAAGGATAAATGAAGCAGCTCCCGTAATAGGAGATGTCGCTATGGAAACTATTACAGAAACTATTATCACAGAGTCTACAATGATAGGACATAATCCGAAAACTCCCGGAGGAGTGGGATTAAGTTCGGGTATTACAGTTATGTTTGATGAAATAATGAGACAAAATACAGATGAGAACATAGTGGTAATAGTAACAAAAAAAAGTGATTTTGAAGAAGTGGCGAGAACTTTTAACGAGGCAGTAAAAAAAGGAGTAAAAATCTGTGCAGCCATTATGCAGAAAGATGATGCCGTACTTGTCCGTAACAGGCTGGACTTCAACATCCCGATAATAGATGAAGTAGCCATGATAGATAAAATACCCCTTGGAATGAAATGTGCCGTGGAAGTGGCAGAACAGGGGAAAGTAATAGAAACTCTTTCTAACCCGTATGGAATAGCTACGGTTTTCGGATTGAGCCCAGAGGAAACAAAAAAAATAGTTCCTGTATCTAGAGCATTGATGGGGAACAGATCAGCTGTAGTGATAAAAACTCCGAAAGGAGATGTAAAAGAAAGGATTATTCCCGCCGGATCAATAGAAATAATAGGCGAGAATAAAACTGTAAAGGTAGGAGTAGAAGAAGGAGCGGAAAAAATAATGGACGGGGTAGACAGTGTCCAGTGTGTAACAGACGTAAGAGGAGAACCGGGAACAAATGTAGGAGGGATGCTTGAAAAAGTAAGACAGACTATGGCTTCTCTCACAAAGAAACTTCCGTCAGATATCTATATTCAGGATCTTCTTGCTGTGGACACCTTTGTACCTGTGAATATAAAAGGCGGTCTTGCCAATGAGTTCTCCATGGAAAATGCTGTAGGTATAGCTTCCATGGTAAAATCAGACAGACTCCAGATGCAGATTATAGCAGAAGAACTGGAAAGAGAACTGGGAGTGAAAGTGGAGATAGGAGGGGTAGAAGCTGATATGGCTATTATGGGTGCCCTGACTACACCGGGAACAGACAGTCCTCTTGCAATAGTAGACATGGGAGCAGGTTCTACAGATGCTTCAATTATTGATAAACAGGGAAAGATTTTCTCTATTCATCTTGCAGGTGCGGGAAATATGGTAACTATGCTGATAAATTCCGAACTTGGTCTGGAAGATTCCGGACTTGCAGAGGATATAAAAATTTATCCCCTTGCAAAGGTGGAAAGCCTTTTTCACATAAGACACGAAGACGGAACAGTGCAGTTTTTTAAAGAAGCTCTTCAGCCGGAAGTTTTCGCAAGGGTGGTAGTCCTGAAAGAGGAAGGCATGCTTCCTGTTCCGGGAGAATACTCACTGGAAAAAATAAAGGCTGTAAGAAGGAGTGCCAAAGAAAGAGTATTTGTGGAGAACGCAATCAGAGCGCTGAAATTCGTGAGTCCTACAGGAAACATAAGAGACATCCCTTTTGTAATAATGGTAGGCGGTTCTGCTCTTGATTTTGAGATACCGGAACTGGTAACTGACAAGCTGGCAAAATATTCCATAGTAGCAGGAAGAGGGAATATAAGAGAAACAGAAGGGCCGAGAAATGCAGTAGCCACAGGTCTTATACTTGACATTGCCAATAAGGGCAGGGTGAAATAGATGAGACAAGATATACCGTCAATAAAAATATCTGTTTTGGATAGAAATTCCCAATATATAAAAGAAATAGCATATGGAATTGAAGAAGAGGGGATTCCGTATGAAATAACAGAAGAAAATTTTTACGATATCACTGAAAAAGCATTTGAAATATCACAGAATTCCAGACTGGCAGTGGGGATTGCC from Sebaldella sp. S0638 includes these protein-coding regions:
- a CDS encoding glycerol dehydratase reactivase beta/small subunit family protein, which codes for MRQDIPSIKISVLDRNSQYIKEIAYGIEEEGIPYEITEENFYDITEKAFEISQNSRLAVGIAVDSEKAVIHFSKLKTDKPLFIISLQEIDAEKLRAYGSNAARLIKGIPFK
- a CDS encoding diol dehydratase small subunit; translated protein: MDEVMIKNMVKEILNNIEKYDSSKKDCTDKNGKIGASSYPLGSKRPDLVRTPTNKTLDDITLENVMNGNINIDDLKITANTLELQAQVAEDAGRSSIARNFRRAAELTTIPDDRILQIYNSLRPFRSSKQELLDIADELENKYGALINAGLVREAAEVYEKRKKLRSDD
- a CDS encoding diol dehydratase reactivase subunit alpha, translating into MKYIAGIDVGNSTTEVALAEISGDNAVTFLSSAFVLTTGIKGTLQNRHGIFGALQKVLQNAGLTYKDLSLIRINEAAPVIGDVAMETITETIITESTMIGHNPKTPGGVGLSSGITVMFDEIMRQNTDENIVVIVTKKSDFEEVARTFNEAVKKGVKICAAIMQKDDAVLVRNRLDFNIPIIDEVAMIDKIPLGMKCAVEVAEQGKVIETLSNPYGIATVFGLSPEETKKIVPVSRALMGNRSAVVIKTPKGDVKERIIPAGSIEIIGENKTVKVGVEEGAEKIMDGVDSVQCVTDVRGEPGTNVGGMLEKVRQTMASLTKKLPSDIYIQDLLAVDTFVPVNIKGGLANEFSMENAVGIASMVKSDRLQMQIIAEELERELGVKVEIGGVEADMAIMGALTTPGTDSPLAIVDMGAGSTDASIIDKQGKIFSIHLAGAGNMVTMLINSELGLEDSGLAEDIKIYPLAKVESLFHIRHEDGTVQFFKEALQPEVFARVVVLKEEGMLPVPGEYSLEKIKAVRRSAKERVFVENAIRALKFVSPTGNIRDIPFVIMVGGSALDFEIPELVTDKLAKYSIVAGRGNIRETEGPRNAVATGLILDIANKGRVK